One window of the Microtus ochrogaster isolate Prairie Vole_2 unplaced genomic scaffold, MicOch1.0 UNK72, whole genome shotgun sequence genome contains the following:
- the Zbtb21 gene encoding zinc finger and BTB domain-containing protein 21 isoform X4, with protein sequence MSLNHPPSLPPPGHADSLLTCSSIFLPSLSHCCLPSHRNVRCRRTGSQPASSPPTISTSVMHSVQRAHKHSGEEERRKMCTCQINCRMEGLLHYINPAHAISLLSALNEERLKGQLCDVLLIVGDQKFRAHKNVLAASSEYFQSLFTNKENEAQTVFQLDFCEPDAFDNVLNYIYSSSLFVEKGSLAAVQELGYSLGISFLTNIVAKAPQAPFPACPNRKRVPVEDDETSSQKRSVIVCQGRSEVPGKASGPAVQDLSHAARASPSGAVKTSTSKPHVAKPPEQLHSLSLTEKSWPKDSAAVYAKSVEQPGALDDPNRGSLVKRNAVLPSKPSQDREAMDDKPGVSSQLPKGKAIELALKRPRPPVLSLRSSSETPYLLKETSKGGSQGEDRNLLYYSKLGLVVPSSGPASANQSIDRSGPLVKSLLRRSLSMDSQVPVYSPSIDLKSSQGSSTAANEVSGSVFCAVSQKSSLKDGSDKKTLDDRPQVLQPHRLRSFSASQSTDREGTSPVTEVRIKTEPSSPLSDPSDIIRVTVGDAATTTRDLPLKTEEDQRDISRLPAKRRFQTDRRSPLKKTRANEHGPSVSEENCEEGRSPPSLDSNFPDSELNREEFEQGNHERLCRNATVCPFCSLRFFSPALKQEHEDRCEYKKLTCLECMRTFKSSFSIWRHQVEVHNQNNMALAENISLPTLDHNGEVAAASRPQSEPSKVNHVTAPKEDTVFSDSSEQVNFDSEDSSCLPEDLSLSKPLKVQVKEEPVEEAEEETPEASAAPREAGPSKEAGLWPCEKCGKMFTAHKQLERHQELLCSVKPFICHVCHKAFRTNFRLWSHFQSHMAQATEEPAQKEAEVCPVPTNSPSPPPLPPPPPLPKIQPLEPDSPTGLPETPTPATEKLFAPQESDTLFYHAPPLSAITFKRQFMCKLCHRTFKTAFSLWSHEQTHN encoded by the exons ATGTCACTTAATcatccaccctccctcccacctcctggcCACGCTGACAGTCTCCTGACATGTTCTTCCATATTCTTGCCTTCTTTATCACATTGTTGTCTGCCCAGTCACAGGAATGTGAGGTGCAGGAGAACAGGAAGCCAGCCTGCAAGCTCACCTCCCACCATCAGCACCTCTGTGATGCACAGTGTGCAGCGGGCTCACAAACACtcgggagaggaagagagaaggaagatgtgtACTTGCCAG ATCAATTGCAGGATGGAGGGACTGCTACATTACATCAACCCAGCACATGCTATCTCTCTGCTCAGCGCCCTCAATGAGGAGCGCCTTAAGGGACAGCTATGTGATGTACTCCTGATTGTTGGGGACCAGAAGTTCCGAGCTCATAAGAACGTCTTGGCTGCCAGCAGTGAGTACTTCCAGAGTTTATTCACGAATAAGGAGAACGAGGCACAGACTGTCTTTCAGCTGGACTTCTGTGAGCCTGATGCTTTTGACAACGTTCTGAACTACATttactcttcctccctttttgtGGAGAAGGGCAGCCTTGCTGCTGTGCAGGAACTGGGGTATAGCCTTGGTATCTCCTTCCTGACCAACATCGTTGCCAAAGCCCCTCAGGCTCCTTTTCCAGCCTGTCCCAACAGGAAAAGAGTTCCGGTGGAAGATGACGAGACCAGCTCTCAAAAGCGAAGTGTCATCGTGTGTCAGGGCAGAAGCGAAGTGCCAGGGAAAGCCAGTGGTCCAGCTGTGCAGGACCTCAGCCATGCTGCCCGGGCATCCCCGAGTGGTGCAGTCAAGACCAGCACCAGTAAGCCACATGTGGCCAAGCCGCCAGAGCAGCTTCACAGCCTGTCCTTAACTGAAAAGAGTTGGCCGAAGGATAGTGCTGCAGTATATGCAAAGTCTGTGGAACAACCTGGGGCTTTGGATGATCCTAACAGGGGTAGTTTGGTTAAGAGAAATGCAGTCCTACCCTCAAAGCCTTCACAAGATAGGGAGGCCATGGATGATAAACCAGGAGTGAGCAGCCAGCTTCCCAAGGGGAAAGCTATAGAGCTGGCTCTGAAGAGACCACGGCCACCTGTTCTGTCTCTTCGTAGCTCATCAGAGACTCCATATCTCTTAAAAGAGACTAGCAAAGGAGGCAGTCAGGGGGAGGATAGGAACTTGCTCTACTACTCTAAGCTAGGCCTGGTGGTTCCATCCAGTGGGCCCGCCTCTGCAAACCAGAGCATTGACAGAAGTGGCCCTCTAGTGAAAAGCCTCCTCAGGCGGTCACTGTCTATGGACAGCCAGGTTCCTGTCTACTCCCCCTCCATAGATTTGAAGTCATCCCAGGGATCATCCACAGCAGCAAATGAGGTATCAGGCAGTGTGTTCTGTGCAGTGTCTCAAAAGTCCTCTTTAAAAGATGGCAGTGACAAAAAAACCCTGGATGACAGGCCTCAAGTGCTCCAGCCTCATCGCCTCAGGTCCTTCAGTGCGTCTCAGTCAACAGACCGGGAGGGAACTTCCCCTGTGACTGAGGTGCGCATTAAGACTGAGCCTAGCAGCCCTCTGTCGGACCCCTCAGACATCATCCGGGTCACCGTGGGAGATGCAGCAACAACTACGAGAGACCTGCCCCTCAAAACAGAGGAAGACCAGAGGGACATTAGCAGACTCCCAGCAAAAAGAAGGTTCCAGACAGACAGAAGGTCACCCTTGAAGAAAACAAGGGCAAATGAGCATGGGCCTTCTGTCTCAGAAGAGAACTGTGAGGAGGGCAGGAGCCCTCCTTCCCTTGACAGCAACTTCCCAGATTCTGAATTAAACAGAGAGGAGTTTG AGCAAGGCAACCACGAGCGCTTGTGCCGGAATGCCACCGTTTGCCCTTTCTGCAGCCTCAGGTTCTTCTCCCCAGCGCTGAAGCAGGAGCATGAAGACAGGTGTGAGTACAAAAAGCTGACCTGCCTGGAGTGCATGCGCACCTTCAAGTCTTCCTTCAGCATCTGGCGGCACCAGGTGGAAGTGCACAACCAGAACAACATGGCTTTAGCAGAGAACATTTCCCTGCCTACCCTGGACCACAATGGTGAAGTGGCAGCTGCTTCCAGGCCTCAGTCTGAGCCTAGCAAGGTAAACCATGTGACTGCTCCAAAAGAGGACACAGTGTTTAGTGACTCTTCAGAGCAAGTGAACTTCGATTCTGAGgattcctcctgcctccctgaaGACTTGAGTCTTTCAAAGCCACTGAAAGTCCAAGTCAAAGAGGAGCCtgtggaggaggctgaggaggagacTCCTGAGGCCAGTGCAGCTCCCAGGGAGGCTGGTCCCAGCAAGGAGGCTGGTCTGTGGCCCTGCGAGAAATGTGGGAAGATGTTCACGGCACACAAGCAGCTGGAACGACACCAGGAGCTGCTGTGTTCCGTGAAGCCCTTCATCTGCCATGTGTGCCACAAAGCCTTCCGTACCAACTTCCGGCTCTGGAGTCACTTCCAGTCCCACATGGCTCAGGCCACAGAGGAGCCTGCACAGAAAGAGGCTGAGGTGTGTCCTGTGCCCACAAATTCCCCCTCACCACCACCTCTGCCACCTCCACCGCCCTTGCCTAAGATCCAGCCCCTGGAGCCCGACAGCCCCACGGGCCTTCCTGAGACTCCGACCCctgccacagagaaactgtttgcACCCCAGGAGTCAGACACCCTCTTCTACCATGCCCCTCCCCTTTCAGCAATCACATTTAAAAGACAGTTCATGTGCAAACTCTGCCATAGGACATTCAAGACCGCTTTCAGTCTTTGGAGTCATGAGCAGACACACAATTAA
- the Zbtb21 gene encoding zinc finger and BTB domain-containing protein 21 isoform X5, which produces MSLNHPPSLPPPGHADSLLTCSSIFLPSLSHCCLPSHRNVRCRRTGSQPASSPPTISTSVMHSVQRAHKHSGEEERRKMCTCQINCRMEGLLHYINPAHAISLLSALNEERLKGQLCDVLLIVGDQKFRAHKNVLAASKQGNHERLCRNATVCPFCSLRFFSPALKQEHEDRCEYKKLTCLECMRTFKSSFSIWRHQVEVHNQNNMALAENISLPTLDHNGEVAAASRPQSEPSKVNHVTAPKEDTVFSDSSEQVNFDSEDSSCLPEDLSLSKPLKVQVKEEPVEEAEEETPEASAAPREAGPSKEAGLWPCEKCGKMFTAHKQLERHQELLCSVKPFICHVCHKAFRTNFRLWSHFQSHMAQATEEPAQKEAEVCPVPTNSPSPPPLPPPPPLPKIQPLEPDSPTGLPETPTPATEKLFAPQESDTLFYHAPPLSAITFKRQFMCKLCHRTFKTAFSLWSHEQTHN; this is translated from the exons ATGTCACTTAATcatccaccctccctcccacctcctggcCACGCTGACAGTCTCCTGACATGTTCTTCCATATTCTTGCCTTCTTTATCACATTGTTGTCTGCCCAGTCACAGGAATGTGAGGTGCAGGAGAACAGGAAGCCAGCCTGCAAGCTCACCTCCCACCATCAGCACCTCTGTGATGCACAGTGTGCAGCGGGCTCACAAACACtcgggagaggaagagagaaggaagatgtgtACTTGCCAG ATCAATTGCAGGATGGAGGGACTGCTACATTACATCAACCCAGCACATGCTATCTCTCTGCTCAGCGCCCTCAATGAGGAGCGCCTTAAGGGACAGCTATGTGATGTACTCCTGATTGTTGGGGACCAGAAGTTCCGAGCTCATAAGAACGTCTTGGCTGCCAGCA AGCAAGGCAACCACGAGCGCTTGTGCCGGAATGCCACCGTTTGCCCTTTCTGCAGCCTCAGGTTCTTCTCCCCAGCGCTGAAGCAGGAGCATGAAGACAGGTGTGAGTACAAAAAGCTGACCTGCCTGGAGTGCATGCGCACCTTCAAGTCTTCCTTCAGCATCTGGCGGCACCAGGTGGAAGTGCACAACCAGAACAACATGGCTTTAGCAGAGAACATTTCCCTGCCTACCCTGGACCACAATGGTGAAGTGGCAGCTGCTTCCAGGCCTCAGTCTGAGCCTAGCAAGGTAAACCATGTGACTGCTCCAAAAGAGGACACAGTGTTTAGTGACTCTTCAGAGCAAGTGAACTTCGATTCTGAGgattcctcctgcctccctgaaGACTTGAGTCTTTCAAAGCCACTGAAAGTCCAAGTCAAAGAGGAGCCtgtggaggaggctgaggaggagacTCCTGAGGCCAGTGCAGCTCCCAGGGAGGCTGGTCCCAGCAAGGAGGCTGGTCTGTGGCCCTGCGAGAAATGTGGGAAGATGTTCACGGCACACAAGCAGCTGGAACGACACCAGGAGCTGCTGTGTTCCGTGAAGCCCTTCATCTGCCATGTGTGCCACAAAGCCTTCCGTACCAACTTCCGGCTCTGGAGTCACTTCCAGTCCCACATGGCTCAGGCCACAGAGGAGCCTGCACAGAAAGAGGCTGAGGTGTGTCCTGTGCCCACAAATTCCCCCTCACCACCACCTCTGCCACCTCCACCGCCCTTGCCTAAGATCCAGCCCCTGGAGCCCGACAGCCCCACGGGCCTTCCTGAGACTCCGACCCctgccacagagaaactgtttgcACCCCAGGAGTCAGACACCCTCTTCTACCATGCCCCTCCCCTTTCAGCAATCACATTTAAAAGACAGTTCATGTGCAAACTCTGCCATAGGACATTCAAGACCGCTTTCAGTCTTTGGAGTCATGAGCAGACACACAATTAA
- the Zbtb21 gene encoding zinc finger and BTB domain-containing protein 21 isoform X1, translating into MSLNHPPSLPPPGHADSLLTCSSIFLPSLSHCCLPSHRNVRCRRTGSQPASSPPTISTSVMHSVQRAHKHSGEEERRKMCTCQINCRMEGLLHYINPAHAISLLSALNEERLKGQLCDVLLIVGDQKFRAHKNVLAASSEYFQSLFTNKENEAQTVFQLDFCEPDAFDNVLNYIYSSSLFVEKGSLAAVQELGYSLGISFLTNIVAKAPQAPFPACPNRKRVPVEDDETSSQKRSVIVCQGRSEVPGKASGPAVQDLSHAARASPSGAVKTSTSKPHVAKPPEQLHSLSLTEKSWPKDSAAVYAKSVEQPGALDDPNRGSLVKRNAVLPSKPSQDREAMDDKPGVSSQLPKGKAIELALKRPRPPVLSLRSSSETPYLLKETSKGGSQGEDRNLLYYSKLGLVVPSSGPASANQSIDRSGPLVKSLLRRSLSMDSQVPVYSPSIDLKSSQGSSTAANEVSGSVFCAVSQKSSLKDGSDKKTLDDRPQVLQPHRLRSFSASQSTDREGTSPVTEVRIKTEPSSPLSDPSDIIRVTVGDAATTTRDLPLKTEEDQRDISRLPAKRRFQTDRRSPLKKTRANEHGPSVSEENCEEGRSPPSLDSNFPDSELNREEFGELEGTRPNKKFKCKHCLKIFRSTAGLHRHVNMYHNPEKPYACDICHKRFHTNFKVWTHCQTQHGIVKNPSPASSSHAVLDEKFQRKLIDIVREREIKKALVIKLRRNKPGFQGQSSSPAQQVIKRNLRSRGKGAYICAYCGKAYRFLSQYKQHIKMHPGERPLGVSRAAKPKEQALARAVESKEVFPCRLCNAKLSSLLEQGNHERLCRNATVCPFCSLRFFSPALKQEHEDRCEYKKLTCLECMRTFKSSFSIWRHQVEVHNQNNMALAENISLPTLDHNGEVAAASRPQSEPSKVNHVTAPKEDTVFSDSSEQVNFDSEDSSCLPEDLSLSKPLKVQVKEEPVEEAEEETPEASAAPREAGPSKEAGLWPCEKCGKMFTAHKQLERHQELLCSVKPFICHVCHKAFRTNFRLWSHFQSHMAQATEEPAQKEAEVCPVPTNSPSPPPLPPPPPLPKIQPLEPDSPTGLPETPTPATEKLFAPQESDTLFYHAPPLSAITFKRQFMCKLCHRTFKTAFSLWSHEQTHN; encoded by the exons ATGTCACTTAATcatccaccctccctcccacctcctggcCACGCTGACAGTCTCCTGACATGTTCTTCCATATTCTTGCCTTCTTTATCACATTGTTGTCTGCCCAGTCACAGGAATGTGAGGTGCAGGAGAACAGGAAGCCAGCCTGCAAGCTCACCTCCCACCATCAGCACCTCTGTGATGCACAGTGTGCAGCGGGCTCACAAACACtcgggagaggaagagagaaggaagatgtgtACTTGCCAG ATCAATTGCAGGATGGAGGGACTGCTACATTACATCAACCCAGCACATGCTATCTCTCTGCTCAGCGCCCTCAATGAGGAGCGCCTTAAGGGACAGCTATGTGATGTACTCCTGATTGTTGGGGACCAGAAGTTCCGAGCTCATAAGAACGTCTTGGCTGCCAGCAGTGAGTACTTCCAGAGTTTATTCACGAATAAGGAGAACGAGGCACAGACTGTCTTTCAGCTGGACTTCTGTGAGCCTGATGCTTTTGACAACGTTCTGAACTACATttactcttcctccctttttgtGGAGAAGGGCAGCCTTGCTGCTGTGCAGGAACTGGGGTATAGCCTTGGTATCTCCTTCCTGACCAACATCGTTGCCAAAGCCCCTCAGGCTCCTTTTCCAGCCTGTCCCAACAGGAAAAGAGTTCCGGTGGAAGATGACGAGACCAGCTCTCAAAAGCGAAGTGTCATCGTGTGTCAGGGCAGAAGCGAAGTGCCAGGGAAAGCCAGTGGTCCAGCTGTGCAGGACCTCAGCCATGCTGCCCGGGCATCCCCGAGTGGTGCAGTCAAGACCAGCACCAGTAAGCCACATGTGGCCAAGCCGCCAGAGCAGCTTCACAGCCTGTCCTTAACTGAAAAGAGTTGGCCGAAGGATAGTGCTGCAGTATATGCAAAGTCTGTGGAACAACCTGGGGCTTTGGATGATCCTAACAGGGGTAGTTTGGTTAAGAGAAATGCAGTCCTACCCTCAAAGCCTTCACAAGATAGGGAGGCCATGGATGATAAACCAGGAGTGAGCAGCCAGCTTCCCAAGGGGAAAGCTATAGAGCTGGCTCTGAAGAGACCACGGCCACCTGTTCTGTCTCTTCGTAGCTCATCAGAGACTCCATATCTCTTAAAAGAGACTAGCAAAGGAGGCAGTCAGGGGGAGGATAGGAACTTGCTCTACTACTCTAAGCTAGGCCTGGTGGTTCCATCCAGTGGGCCCGCCTCTGCAAACCAGAGCATTGACAGAAGTGGCCCTCTAGTGAAAAGCCTCCTCAGGCGGTCACTGTCTATGGACAGCCAGGTTCCTGTCTACTCCCCCTCCATAGATTTGAAGTCATCCCAGGGATCATCCACAGCAGCAAATGAGGTATCAGGCAGTGTGTTCTGTGCAGTGTCTCAAAAGTCCTCTTTAAAAGATGGCAGTGACAAAAAAACCCTGGATGACAGGCCTCAAGTGCTCCAGCCTCATCGCCTCAGGTCCTTCAGTGCGTCTCAGTCAACAGACCGGGAGGGAACTTCCCCTGTGACTGAGGTGCGCATTAAGACTGAGCCTAGCAGCCCTCTGTCGGACCCCTCAGACATCATCCGGGTCACCGTGGGAGATGCAGCAACAACTACGAGAGACCTGCCCCTCAAAACAGAGGAAGACCAGAGGGACATTAGCAGACTCCCAGCAAAAAGAAGGTTCCAGACAGACAGAAGGTCACCCTTGAAGAAAACAAGGGCAAATGAGCATGGGCCTTCTGTCTCAGAAGAGAACTGTGAGGAGGGCAGGAGCCCTCCTTCCCTTGACAGCAACTTCCCAGATTCTGAATTAAACAGAGAGGAGTTTGGTGAGTTGGAGGGGACGAgaccaaacaaaaaatttaaatgcaaacaTTGCCTTAAGATTTTTAGATCAACCGCGGGTCTTCACCGCCATGTTAACATGTACCATAACCCAGAGAAGCCTTACGCTTGTGACATCTGTCACAAGAGGTTTCATACCAACTTCAAAGTGTGGACACACTGTCAGACCCAACACGGCATAGTGAAGAACCCATCGCCAGCCTCTAGTTCCCATGCAGTGTTGGATGAGAAATTCCAAAGGAAACTGATTGACatagtgagagagagggagattaaGAAGGCCCTGGTCATTAAGCTCAGGCGCAACAAGCCTGGCTTCCAGGGACAGAGTAGCTCCCCAGCACAGCAAGTCATCAAGAGGAACTTGCGCTCCCGAGGCAAGGGGGCCTACATTTGTGCCTACTGTGGCAAGGCGTACCGCTTTCTCTCTCAGTATAAGCAGCACATAAAGATGCACCCGGGAGAGAGGCCCCTCGGAGTGAGCAGAGCTGCTAAGCCGAAAGAGCAGGCTCTGGCACGCGCGGTAGAGAGCAAGGAGGTTTTCCCGTGCCGCCTCTGTAATGCTAAGCTCTCTTCTCTTCTAGAGCAAGGCAACCACGAGCGCTTGTGCCGGAATGCCACCGTTTGCCCTTTCTGCAGCCTCAGGTTCTTCTCCCCAGCGCTGAAGCAGGAGCATGAAGACAGGTGTGAGTACAAAAAGCTGACCTGCCTGGAGTGCATGCGCACCTTCAAGTCTTCCTTCAGCATCTGGCGGCACCAGGTGGAAGTGCACAACCAGAACAACATGGCTTTAGCAGAGAACATTTCCCTGCCTACCCTGGACCACAATGGTGAAGTGGCAGCTGCTTCCAGGCCTCAGTCTGAGCCTAGCAAGGTAAACCATGTGACTGCTCCAAAAGAGGACACAGTGTTTAGTGACTCTTCAGAGCAAGTGAACTTCGATTCTGAGgattcctcctgcctccctgaaGACTTGAGTCTTTCAAAGCCACTGAAAGTCCAAGTCAAAGAGGAGCCtgtggaggaggctgaggaggagacTCCTGAGGCCAGTGCAGCTCCCAGGGAGGCTGGTCCCAGCAAGGAGGCTGGTCTGTGGCCCTGCGAGAAATGTGGGAAGATGTTCACGGCACACAAGCAGCTGGAACGACACCAGGAGCTGCTGTGTTCCGTGAAGCCCTTCATCTGCCATGTGTGCCACAAAGCCTTCCGTACCAACTTCCGGCTCTGGAGTCACTTCCAGTCCCACATGGCTCAGGCCACAGAGGAGCCTGCACAGAAAGAGGCTGAGGTGTGTCCTGTGCCCACAAATTCCCCCTCACCACCACCTCTGCCACCTCCACCGCCCTTGCCTAAGATCCAGCCCCTGGAGCCCGACAGCCCCACGGGCCTTCCTGAGACTCCGACCCctgccacagagaaactgtttgcACCCCAGGAGTCAGACACCCTCTTCTACCATGCCCCTCCCCTTTCAGCAATCACATTTAAAAGACAGTTCATGTGCAAACTCTGCCATAGGACATTCAAGACCGCTTTCAGTCTTTGGAGTCATGAGCAGACACACAATTAA
- the Zbtb21 gene encoding zinc finger and BTB domain-containing protein 21 isoform X2, whose translation MHSVQRAHKHSGEEERRKMCTCQINCRMEGLLHYINPAHAISLLSALNEERLKGQLCDVLLIVGDQKFRAHKNVLAASSEYFQSLFTNKENEAQTVFQLDFCEPDAFDNVLNYIYSSSLFVEKGSLAAVQELGYSLGISFLTNIVAKAPQAPFPACPNRKRVPVEDDETSSQKRSVIVCQGRSEVPGKASGPAVQDLSHAARASPSGAVKTSTSKPHVAKPPEQLHSLSLTEKSWPKDSAAVYAKSVEQPGALDDPNRGSLVKRNAVLPSKPSQDREAMDDKPGVSSQLPKGKAIELALKRPRPPVLSLRSSSETPYLLKETSKGGSQGEDRNLLYYSKLGLVVPSSGPASANQSIDRSGPLVKSLLRRSLSMDSQVPVYSPSIDLKSSQGSSTAANEVSGSVFCAVSQKSSLKDGSDKKTLDDRPQVLQPHRLRSFSASQSTDREGTSPVTEVRIKTEPSSPLSDPSDIIRVTVGDAATTTRDLPLKTEEDQRDISRLPAKRRFQTDRRSPLKKTRANEHGPSVSEENCEEGRSPPSLDSNFPDSELNREEFGELEGTRPNKKFKCKHCLKIFRSTAGLHRHVNMYHNPEKPYACDICHKRFHTNFKVWTHCQTQHGIVKNPSPASSSHAVLDEKFQRKLIDIVREREIKKALVIKLRRNKPGFQGQSSSPAQQVIKRNLRSRGKGAYICAYCGKAYRFLSQYKQHIKMHPGERPLGVSRAAKPKEQALARAVESKEVFPCRLCNAKLSSLLEQGNHERLCRNATVCPFCSLRFFSPALKQEHEDRCEYKKLTCLECMRTFKSSFSIWRHQVEVHNQNNMALAENISLPTLDHNGEVAAASRPQSEPSKVNHVTAPKEDTVFSDSSEQVNFDSEDSSCLPEDLSLSKPLKVQVKEEPVEEAEEETPEASAAPREAGPSKEAGLWPCEKCGKMFTAHKQLERHQELLCSVKPFICHVCHKAFRTNFRLWSHFQSHMAQATEEPAQKEAEVCPVPTNSPSPPPLPPPPPLPKIQPLEPDSPTGLPETPTPATEKLFAPQESDTLFYHAPPLSAITFKRQFMCKLCHRTFKTAFSLWSHEQTHN comes from the exons ATGCACAGTGTGCAGCGGGCTCACAAACACtcgggagaggaagagagaaggaagatgtgtACTTGCCAG ATCAATTGCAGGATGGAGGGACTGCTACATTACATCAACCCAGCACATGCTATCTCTCTGCTCAGCGCCCTCAATGAGGAGCGCCTTAAGGGACAGCTATGTGATGTACTCCTGATTGTTGGGGACCAGAAGTTCCGAGCTCATAAGAACGTCTTGGCTGCCAGCAGTGAGTACTTCCAGAGTTTATTCACGAATAAGGAGAACGAGGCACAGACTGTCTTTCAGCTGGACTTCTGTGAGCCTGATGCTTTTGACAACGTTCTGAACTACATttactcttcctccctttttgtGGAGAAGGGCAGCCTTGCTGCTGTGCAGGAACTGGGGTATAGCCTTGGTATCTCCTTCCTGACCAACATCGTTGCCAAAGCCCCTCAGGCTCCTTTTCCAGCCTGTCCCAACAGGAAAAGAGTTCCGGTGGAAGATGACGAGACCAGCTCTCAAAAGCGAAGTGTCATCGTGTGTCAGGGCAGAAGCGAAGTGCCAGGGAAAGCCAGTGGTCCAGCTGTGCAGGACCTCAGCCATGCTGCCCGGGCATCCCCGAGTGGTGCAGTCAAGACCAGCACCAGTAAGCCACATGTGGCCAAGCCGCCAGAGCAGCTTCACAGCCTGTCCTTAACTGAAAAGAGTTGGCCGAAGGATAGTGCTGCAGTATATGCAAAGTCTGTGGAACAACCTGGGGCTTTGGATGATCCTAACAGGGGTAGTTTGGTTAAGAGAAATGCAGTCCTACCCTCAAAGCCTTCACAAGATAGGGAGGCCATGGATGATAAACCAGGAGTGAGCAGCCAGCTTCCCAAGGGGAAAGCTATAGAGCTGGCTCTGAAGAGACCACGGCCACCTGTTCTGTCTCTTCGTAGCTCATCAGAGACTCCATATCTCTTAAAAGAGACTAGCAAAGGAGGCAGTCAGGGGGAGGATAGGAACTTGCTCTACTACTCTAAGCTAGGCCTGGTGGTTCCATCCAGTGGGCCCGCCTCTGCAAACCAGAGCATTGACAGAAGTGGCCCTCTAGTGAAAAGCCTCCTCAGGCGGTCACTGTCTATGGACAGCCAGGTTCCTGTCTACTCCCCCTCCATAGATTTGAAGTCATCCCAGGGATCATCCACAGCAGCAAATGAGGTATCAGGCAGTGTGTTCTGTGCAGTGTCTCAAAAGTCCTCTTTAAAAGATGGCAGTGACAAAAAAACCCTGGATGACAGGCCTCAAGTGCTCCAGCCTCATCGCCTCAGGTCCTTCAGTGCGTCTCAGTCAACAGACCGGGAGGGAACTTCCCCTGTGACTGAGGTGCGCATTAAGACTGAGCCTAGCAGCCCTCTGTCGGACCCCTCAGACATCATCCGGGTCACCGTGGGAGATGCAGCAACAACTACGAGAGACCTGCCCCTCAAAACAGAGGAAGACCAGAGGGACATTAGCAGACTCCCAGCAAAAAGAAGGTTCCAGACAGACAGAAGGTCACCCTTGAAGAAAACAAGGGCAAATGAGCATGGGCCTTCTGTCTCAGAAGAGAACTGTGAGGAGGGCAGGAGCCCTCCTTCCCTTGACAGCAACTTCCCAGATTCTGAATTAAACAGAGAGGAGTTTGGTGAGTTGGAGGGGACGAgaccaaacaaaaaatttaaatgcaaacaTTGCCTTAAGATTTTTAGATCAACCGCGGGTCTTCACCGCCATGTTAACATGTACCATAACCCAGAGAAGCCTTACGCTTGTGACATCTGTCACAAGAGGTTTCATACCAACTTCAAAGTGTGGACACACTGTCAGACCCAACACGGCATAGTGAAGAACCCATCGCCAGCCTCTAGTTCCCATGCAGTGTTGGATGAGAAATTCCAAAGGAAACTGATTGACatagtgagagagagggagattaaGAAGGCCCTGGTCATTAAGCTCAGGCGCAACAAGCCTGGCTTCCAGGGACAGAGTAGCTCCCCAGCACAGCAAGTCATCAAGAGGAACTTGCGCTCCCGAGGCAAGGGGGCCTACATTTGTGCCTACTGTGGCAAGGCGTACCGCTTTCTCTCTCAGTATAAGCAGCACATAAAGATGCACCCGGGAGAGAGGCCCCTCGGAGTGAGCAGAGCTGCTAAGCCGAAAGAGCAGGCTCTGGCACGCGCGGTAGAGAGCAAGGAGGTTTTCCCGTGCCGCCTCTGTAATGCTAAGCTCTCTTCTCTTCTAGAGCAAGGCAACCACGAGCGCTTGTGCCGGAATGCCACCGTTTGCCCTTTCTGCAGCCTCAGGTTCTTCTCCCCAGCGCTGAAGCAGGAGCATGAAGACAGGTGTGAGTACAAAAAGCTGACCTGCCTGGAGTGCATGCGCACCTTCAAGTCTTCCTTCAGCATCTGGCGGCACCAGGTGGAAGTGCACAACCAGAACAACATGGCTTTAGCAGAGAACATTTCCCTGCCTACCCTGGACCACAATGGTGAAGTGGCAGCTGCTTCCAGGCCTCAGTCTGAGCCTAGCAAGGTAAACCATGTGACTGCTCCAAAAGAGGACACAGTGTTTAGTGACTCTTCAGAGCAAGTGAACTTCGATTCTGAGgattcctcctgcctccctgaaGACTTGAGTCTTTCAAAGCCACTGAAAGTCCAAGTCAAAGAGGAGCCtgtggaggaggctgaggaggagacTCCTGAGGCCAGTGCAGCTCCCAGGGAGGCTGGTCCCAGCAAGGAGGCTGGTCTGTGGCCCTGCGAGAAATGTGGGAAGATGTTCACGGCACACAAGCAGCTGGAACGACACCAGGAGCTGCTGTGTTCCGTGAAGCCCTTCATCTGCCATGTGTGCCACAAAGCCTTCCGTACCAACTTCCGGCTCTGGAGTCACTTCCAGTCCCACATGGCTCAGGCCACAGAGGAGCCTGCACAGAAAGAGGCTGAGGTGTGTCCTGTGCCCACAAATTCCCCCTCACCACCACCTCTGCCACCTCCACCGCCCTTGCCTAAGATCCAGCCCCTGGAGCCCGACAGCCCCACGGGCCTTCCTGAGACTCCGACCCctgccacagagaaactgtttgcACCCCAGGAGTCAGACACCCTCTTCTACCATGCCCCTCCCCTTTCAGCAATCACATTTAAAAGACAGTTCATGTGCAAACTCTGCCATAGGACATTCAAGACCGCTTTCAGTCTTTGGAGTCATGAGCAGACACACAATTAA